The Castor canadensis chromosome 13, mCasCan1.hap1v2, whole genome shotgun sequence genome has a window encoding:
- the Sapcd2 gene encoding suppressor APC domain-containing protein 2 isoform X4 has product MAVAAMAERGRLPPAVPAPAPSTEGLPRAFLQSLRTLFDILDDRRRGFVHLHEIESRWQGADASELPRGVLEGLRQVAPASGYLTFERFVAGLRTSLLNTDGGPRDPARAQARPGDQRAPPPPQRLVFAPADEPRTVLERKPLPLGARPAPAGPGGSARNPEQLCGPAEVAAGPTEPERPQSSAQERSPSVDAAEADEGAGAGAGGVAAGSRDDGAWSRLVPAAAAACAGAPASPGPKQSLCRLWGSREFPPTGAATAQSTGGGPVPGGAVGCSLRWQGECSGPHSTPSLGHPPALCPGDCLGKACLTMPSHRLCPHPLQGSRALSCPRPLAGSSKPSSC; this is encoded by the exons ATGGCCGTAGCTGCGATGGCCGAGCGGGGCCGCCTGCCTCCTGCCGTGCCCGCGCCCGCGCCCAGTACGGAGGGGCTGCCGCGCGCCTTCCTGCAGAGCCTGCGCACCCTCTTCGACATCCTGGACGACCGGCGGCGCGGCTTCGTGCATCTGCACGAGATCGAGTCCCGCTGGCAGGGCGCCGACGCCAGCGAGCTGCCCCGCGGCGTGCTCGAGGGCCTGCGCCAGGTAGCCCCGGCCAGCGGCTACCTGACTTTCGAGCGCTTCGTGGCCGGCCTGCGCACCTCGCTGCTGAACACCGACGGCGGCCCGCGGGACCCGGCGCGCGCCCAGGCCCGGCCCGGAGACCAACGAGCGCCGCCCCCGCCCCAGCGCCTGGTGTTCGCGCCGGCCGACGAGCCGCGCACCGTCCTGGAGAGGAAGCCGCTGCccctgggcgcgcgccccgcgcCGGCCGGTCCCGGAGGCTCGGCCCGGAACCCCGAGCAGCTGTGCGGCCCAGCGGAGGTGGCCGCCGGCCCCACGGAACCCGAGCGGCCCCAGAGCTCGGCGCAGGAGCGGAGTCCCAGCGTGGACGCCG CTGAAGCAGATGAAGGAGCTGGAGCAGGAGCAGGAGGTGTTGCTGCAGGGTCTCGAGATGATGGCGCGTGGTCGCGACTGGTACCAGCAGCAGCTGCAGCGTGTGCAGGAGCGCCAGCGTCGCCTGGGCCAAAGCAGAGCTTGTGCA GACTTTGGGGCTCTAGGGAGTTCCCGCCCACTGGGGCGGCTACTGCCCAAAGTACAGGAGGTGGCCCGGTGCCTGGGGGAGCTGTTGGCTGCAGCCTGCGCTGGCAGGGTGAGTGCTCAGGACCCCACTCCACACCCTCTCTGGGCCACCCCCCGGCCCTTTGTCCTGGAGACTGCCTGGGAAAGGCCTGCCTGACCATGCCATCCCACAGGCTCTGCCCTCATCCACTTCAGGGCTCCCGGGCCCTGTCCTGCCCTCGGCCCCTGGCTGGCAGCAGCAAACCATCCTCATGCTGA
- the Sapcd2 gene encoding suppressor APC domain-containing protein 2 isoform X5, which translates to MAVAAMAERGRLPPAVPAPAPSTEGLPRAFLQSLRTLFDILDDRRRGFVHLHEIESRWQGADASELPRGVLEGLRQVAPASGYLTFERFVAGLRTSLLNTDGGPRDPARAQARPGDQRAPPPPQRLVFAPADEPRTVLERKPLPLGARPAPAGPGGSARNPEQLCGPAEVAAGPTEPERPQSSAQERSPSVDAAEADEGAGAGAGGVAAGSRDDGAWSRLVPAAAAACAGAPASPGPKQSLCRLWGSREFPPTGAATAQSTGGGPVPGGAVGCSLRWQGSALIHFRAPGPCPALGPWLAAANHPHAERAEPAPHPGGDRQE; encoded by the exons ATGGCCGTAGCTGCGATGGCCGAGCGGGGCCGCCTGCCTCCTGCCGTGCCCGCGCCCGCGCCCAGTACGGAGGGGCTGCCGCGCGCCTTCCTGCAGAGCCTGCGCACCCTCTTCGACATCCTGGACGACCGGCGGCGCGGCTTCGTGCATCTGCACGAGATCGAGTCCCGCTGGCAGGGCGCCGACGCCAGCGAGCTGCCCCGCGGCGTGCTCGAGGGCCTGCGCCAGGTAGCCCCGGCCAGCGGCTACCTGACTTTCGAGCGCTTCGTGGCCGGCCTGCGCACCTCGCTGCTGAACACCGACGGCGGCCCGCGGGACCCGGCGCGCGCCCAGGCCCGGCCCGGAGACCAACGAGCGCCGCCCCCGCCCCAGCGCCTGGTGTTCGCGCCGGCCGACGAGCCGCGCACCGTCCTGGAGAGGAAGCCGCTGCccctgggcgcgcgccccgcgcCGGCCGGTCCCGGAGGCTCGGCCCGGAACCCCGAGCAGCTGTGCGGCCCAGCGGAGGTGGCCGCCGGCCCCACGGAACCCGAGCGGCCCCAGAGCTCGGCGCAGGAGCGGAGTCCCAGCGTGGACGCCG CTGAAGCAGATGAAGGAGCTGGAGCAGGAGCAGGAGGTGTTGCTGCAGGGTCTCGAGATGATGGCGCGTGGTCGCGACTGGTACCAGCAGCAGCTGCAGCGTGTGCAGGAGCGCCAGCGTCGCCTGGGCCAAAGCAGAGCTTGTGCA GACTTTGGGGCTCTAGGGAGTTCCCGCCCACTGGGGCGGCTACTGCCCAAAGTACAGGAGGTGGCCCGGTGCCTGGGGGAGCTGTTGGCTGCAGCCTGCGCTGGCAGG GCTCTGCCCTCATCCACTTCAGGGCTCCCGGGCCCTGTCCTGCCCTCGGCCCCTGGCTGGCAGCAGCAAACCATCCTCATGCTGAAAGAGCAGAACCGGCTCCTCACCCAG GAGGTGACCGACAAGAGTGA
- the Sapcd2 gene encoding suppressor APC domain-containing protein 2 isoform X3, whose amino-acid sequence MAVAAMAERGRLPPAVPAPAPSTEGLPRAFLQSLRTLFDILDDRRRGFVHLHEIESRWQGADASELPRGVLEGLRQVAPASGYLTFERFVAGLRTSLLNTDGGPRDPARAQARPGDQRAPPPPQRLVFAPADEPRTVLERKPLPLGARPAPAGPGGSARNPEQLCGPAEVAAGPTEPERPQSSAQERSPSVDAAEADEGAGAGAGGVAAGSRDDGAWSRLVPAAAAACAGAPASPGPKQSLCRLWGSREFPPTGAATAQSTGGGPVPGGAVGCSLRWQGSALIHFRAPGPCPALGPWLAAANHPHAERAEPAPHPGEVREEGLGLEAWQALTTCLPAPCLLRR is encoded by the exons ATGGCCGTAGCTGCGATGGCCGAGCGGGGCCGCCTGCCTCCTGCCGTGCCCGCGCCCGCGCCCAGTACGGAGGGGCTGCCGCGCGCCTTCCTGCAGAGCCTGCGCACCCTCTTCGACATCCTGGACGACCGGCGGCGCGGCTTCGTGCATCTGCACGAGATCGAGTCCCGCTGGCAGGGCGCCGACGCCAGCGAGCTGCCCCGCGGCGTGCTCGAGGGCCTGCGCCAGGTAGCCCCGGCCAGCGGCTACCTGACTTTCGAGCGCTTCGTGGCCGGCCTGCGCACCTCGCTGCTGAACACCGACGGCGGCCCGCGGGACCCGGCGCGCGCCCAGGCCCGGCCCGGAGACCAACGAGCGCCGCCCCCGCCCCAGCGCCTGGTGTTCGCGCCGGCCGACGAGCCGCGCACCGTCCTGGAGAGGAAGCCGCTGCccctgggcgcgcgccccgcgcCGGCCGGTCCCGGAGGCTCGGCCCGGAACCCCGAGCAGCTGTGCGGCCCAGCGGAGGTGGCCGCCGGCCCCACGGAACCCGAGCGGCCCCAGAGCTCGGCGCAGGAGCGGAGTCCCAGCGTGGACGCCG CTGAAGCAGATGAAGGAGCTGGAGCAGGAGCAGGAGGTGTTGCTGCAGGGTCTCGAGATGATGGCGCGTGGTCGCGACTGGTACCAGCAGCAGCTGCAGCGTGTGCAGGAGCGCCAGCGTCGCCTGGGCCAAAGCAGAGCTTGTGCA GACTTTGGGGCTCTAGGGAGTTCCCGCCCACTGGGGCGGCTACTGCCCAAAGTACAGGAGGTGGCCCGGTGCCTGGGGGAGCTGTTGGCTGCAGCCTGCGCTGGCAGG GCTCTGCCCTCATCCACTTCAGGGCTCCCGGGCCCTGTCCTGCCCTCGGCCCCTGGCTGGCAGCAGCAAACCATCCTCATGCTGAAAGAGCAGAACCGGCTCCTCACCCAGGTGAGGTGAGGGAagaggggctggggctggaggcatggcaggCCCTGACCACCTGCCTGCCTGCCCCCTGCCTGCTCAGGAGGTGA
- the Sapcd2 gene encoding suppressor APC domain-containing protein 2 isoform X2 encodes MAVAAMAERGRLPPAVPAPAPSTEGLPRAFLQSLRTLFDILDDRRRGFVHLHEIESRWQGADASELPRGVLEGLRQVAPASGYLTFERFVAGLRTSLLNTDGGPRDPARAQARPGDQRAPPPPQRLVFAPADEPRTVLERKPLPLGARPAPAGPGGSARNPEQLCGPAEVAAGPTEPERPQSSAQERSPSVDAGAAVCKALELKQMKELEQEQEVLLQGLEMMARGRDWYQQQLQRVQERQRRLGQSRACADFGALGSSRPLGRLLPKVQEVARCLGELLAAACAGRALPSSTSGLPGPVLPSAPGWQQQTILMLKEQNRLLTQEVTDKSERITQLEQEKSALIKQLFEARALSQQDVGPLDSTFI; translated from the exons ATGGCCGTAGCTGCGATGGCCGAGCGGGGCCGCCTGCCTCCTGCCGTGCCCGCGCCCGCGCCCAGTACGGAGGGGCTGCCGCGCGCCTTCCTGCAGAGCCTGCGCACCCTCTTCGACATCCTGGACGACCGGCGGCGCGGCTTCGTGCATCTGCACGAGATCGAGTCCCGCTGGCAGGGCGCCGACGCCAGCGAGCTGCCCCGCGGCGTGCTCGAGGGCCTGCGCCAGGTAGCCCCGGCCAGCGGCTACCTGACTTTCGAGCGCTTCGTGGCCGGCCTGCGCACCTCGCTGCTGAACACCGACGGCGGCCCGCGGGACCCGGCGCGCGCCCAGGCCCGGCCCGGAGACCAACGAGCGCCGCCCCCGCCCCAGCGCCTGGTGTTCGCGCCGGCCGACGAGCCGCGCACCGTCCTGGAGAGGAAGCCGCTGCccctgggcgcgcgccccgcgcCGGCCGGTCCCGGAGGCTCGGCCCGGAACCCCGAGCAGCTGTGCGGCCCAGCGGAGGTGGCCGCCGGCCCCACGGAACCCGAGCGGCCCCAGAGCTCGGCGCAGGAGCGGAGTCCCAGCGTGGACGCCG GTGCAGCTGTCTGCAAGGCCCTGGAG CTGAAGCAGATGAAGGAGCTGGAGCAGGAGCAGGAGGTGTTGCTGCAGGGTCTCGAGATGATGGCGCGTGGTCGCGACTGGTACCAGCAGCAGCTGCAGCGTGTGCAGGAGCGCCAGCGTCGCCTGGGCCAAAGCAGAGCTTGTGCA GACTTTGGGGCTCTAGGGAGTTCCCGCCCACTGGGGCGGCTACTGCCCAAAGTACAGGAGGTGGCCCGGTGCCTGGGGGAGCTGTTGGCTGCAGCCTGCGCTGGCAGG GCTCTGCCCTCATCCACTTCAGGGCTCCCGGGCCCTGTCCTGCCCTCGGCCCCTGGCTGGCAGCAGCAAACCATCCTCATGCTGAAAGAGCAGAACCGGCTCCTCACCCAG GAGGTGACCGACAAGAGTGAGCGTATCACCCAGCTGGAGCAGGAGAAGTCTGCCCTCATCAAGCAGTTGTTTGAGGCCCGAGCTCTCAGCCAGCAGGACGTTGGGCCTCTGGACTCCACTTTCATCTAG
- the Sapcd2 gene encoding suppressor APC domain-containing protein 2 isoform X1, with protein sequence MAVAAMAERGRLPPAVPAPAPSTEGLPRAFLQSLRTLFDILDDRRRGFVHLHEIESRWQGADASELPRGVLEGLRQVAPASGYLTFERFVAGLRTSLLNTDGGPRDPARAQARPGDQRAPPPPQRLVFAPADEPRTVLERKPLPLGARPAPAGPGGSARNPEQLCGPAEVAAGPTEPERPQSSAQERSPSVDAGAAVCKALEVGTGDARRAPRARGERRRHTITNSVDCGLLKQMKELEQEQEVLLQGLEMMARGRDWYQQQLQRVQERQRRLGQSRACADFGALGSSRPLGRLLPKVQEVARCLGELLAAACAGRALPSSTSGLPGPVLPSAPGWQQQTILMLKEQNRLLTQEVTDKSERITQLEQEKSALIKQLFEARALSQQDVGPLDSTFI encoded by the exons ATGGCCGTAGCTGCGATGGCCGAGCGGGGCCGCCTGCCTCCTGCCGTGCCCGCGCCCGCGCCCAGTACGGAGGGGCTGCCGCGCGCCTTCCTGCAGAGCCTGCGCACCCTCTTCGACATCCTGGACGACCGGCGGCGCGGCTTCGTGCATCTGCACGAGATCGAGTCCCGCTGGCAGGGCGCCGACGCCAGCGAGCTGCCCCGCGGCGTGCTCGAGGGCCTGCGCCAGGTAGCCCCGGCCAGCGGCTACCTGACTTTCGAGCGCTTCGTGGCCGGCCTGCGCACCTCGCTGCTGAACACCGACGGCGGCCCGCGGGACCCGGCGCGCGCCCAGGCCCGGCCCGGAGACCAACGAGCGCCGCCCCCGCCCCAGCGCCTGGTGTTCGCGCCGGCCGACGAGCCGCGCACCGTCCTGGAGAGGAAGCCGCTGCccctgggcgcgcgccccgcgcCGGCCGGTCCCGGAGGCTCGGCCCGGAACCCCGAGCAGCTGTGCGGCCCAGCGGAGGTGGCCGCCGGCCCCACGGAACCCGAGCGGCCCCAGAGCTCGGCGCAGGAGCGGAGTCCCAGCGTGGACGCCG GTGCAGCTGTCTGCAAGGCCCTGGAGGTAGGCACAGGGGATGCCCGGCGGGCTCCTCGGGCCCGAGGGGAACGTCGGAGGCACACGATCACTAATAGCGTGGACTGTGGCCTG CTGAAGCAGATGAAGGAGCTGGAGCAGGAGCAGGAGGTGTTGCTGCAGGGTCTCGAGATGATGGCGCGTGGTCGCGACTGGTACCAGCAGCAGCTGCAGCGTGTGCAGGAGCGCCAGCGTCGCCTGGGCCAAAGCAGAGCTTGTGCA GACTTTGGGGCTCTAGGGAGTTCCCGCCCACTGGGGCGGCTACTGCCCAAAGTACAGGAGGTGGCCCGGTGCCTGGGGGAGCTGTTGGCTGCAGCCTGCGCTGGCAGG GCTCTGCCCTCATCCACTTCAGGGCTCCCGGGCCCTGTCCTGCCCTCGGCCCCTGGCTGGCAGCAGCAAACCATCCTCATGCTGAAAGAGCAGAACCGGCTCCTCACCCAG GAGGTGACCGACAAGAGTGAGCGTATCACCCAGCTGGAGCAGGAGAAGTCTGCCCTCATCAAGCAGTTGTTTGAGGCCCGAGCTCTCAGCCAGCAGGACGTTGGGCCTCTGGACTCCACTTTCATCTAG